A window of the Ostrea edulis chromosome 1, xbOstEdul1.1, whole genome shotgun sequence genome harbors these coding sequences:
- the LOC130046425 gene encoding uncharacterized protein LOC130046425 isoform X2, translating to MEPDCPSTAEAWNEKSTERACTPKGNYHCMQTQDGKVIELCKNPIWIEAGKCPIYNKAGMLDSTSCVSRPPKPCPSNAYKSNTVFKYLACFPEKSFTRISSTTSRGVNHADQQQNTSTIRTSTHDGGAGPELLALILLIIPVVIGVIVFLQRRGYIKRWRRNINRRRHPENITEESAIPSPTGTNVEDDHGEDQALIRTNDTPNLSVEERRIYVNMANLSFIDKMAKSLLSLNIMVIIGLPGSGKTSLVSETVMFACQKFTTSAHVRHMKDIKELKEITTDQKTFLILDECIKSWFNKNTIATLLKNVENVVEAGKGKIHALICVPATISKHDLEEFLKSSSLQDKIYDLTVDGYTEEDWGAIFDSHKQSRKEWIENQKYEKGGIVKYREAYIQCKAKHIGKATIPSLLFENAYYLTSALKFLENPYDLMLQRINGLSKSNSGSDVRHFAALVILMLHNGKTNIRDINKDMVTELCQVFKVENFSLSHDLQHEDVEQYGDIVSIHCRETVRVTFDVVWKERKDLIIKYCDGELFLERVSLYGVKKVDLLAINDRFQTIISAGTPYVCEHSIWEELRAKCSTFKKQPRF from the exons ATGGAACCAGATTGTCCATCAACAGCAGAAGCATGGAATGAAAAGTCTACTGAAAGAGCTTGCACCCCAAAAGGAAATTACCATTGTATGCAAACACAGGATGGTAAAGTGATTGAACTGTGTAAAAATCCTATCTGGATAGAAGCAG GTAAATGTCCCATCTACAATAAAGCGGGAATGTTGGATTCCACGTCATGTGTATCACGACCGCCAAAACCGTGTCCATCAAACGCTTACAAATCCAATACAGTCTTTAAAT ACCTAGCGTGTTTCCCAGAGAAGAG ttttacaagaatttcttCAACAACTAGCCGAGGTGTTAACCATGCTGATCAACAACAAAACACATCAACAATCAGAACGAGTACACATGACGGGGGAGCTGGTCCGGAGCTACTGGCGCTAATCCTTCTCATCATTCCTGTGGTTATTGGTGTTATCGTTTTCTTACAAAGAAGAGGGTACATCAAACGATGGCGACGAAACA TCAACAGAAGACGTCATCCTGAGAATATCACGGAGGAATCTGCAATACCTTCACCTACTG GTACAAACGTTGAGGACGACCATGGCGAGGATCAAGCGTTGATACGTACTAATGACACTCCCAATCTGTCAGTTGAAG AACGGCGTATATACGTGAATATGGCGAACTTATCTTTCATAGACAAGATGGCAAAATCACTGTTATCTCTAAATATCATGGTGATTATTGGATTACCTGGAAGTGGAAAGACTTCTCTCGTTTCCGAAACAGTTATGTTTGCTTGTCAAAAATTTACCACTAGTGCACATGTCCGGCACATGAAGGACATAAAAGAGTTAAAGGAAATAACCACGGACCAGAAAACTTTCCTTATACTGGATGAGTGTATCAAAAGTTGGTTCAATAAAAATACCATTGCTACTTTacttaaaaatgttgaaaatgttgTTGAAGCTGGAAAGGGAAAGATCCATGCATTGATATGTGTTCCAGCTACTATTTCAAAACATGATCTCGAGGAGTTCCTAAAAAGTAGTTCTTTGCAAGATAAAATTTATGATCTAACCGTAGATGGGTACACCGAAGAAGACTGGGGAGCAATATTCGACAGTCATAAGCAAAGTAGAAAGGAATGGATCGAGAATCAAAAATACGAGAAAGGGGGCATCGTTAAATATAGGGAGGCTTACATTCAATGTAAAGCTAAACATATAGGAAAAGCGACAATACCGTCTCTCCTCTTTGAAAACGCGTATTATCTAACGAGTGCTTTAAAATTTCTCGAAAATCCATATGACTTGATGTTGCAGCGAATCAATGGTTTATCCAAATCAAATAGCGGATCTGATGTTCGTCATTTTGCTGCTCTCGTAATTCTCATGTTGCACAATGGAAAAACAAACATTCGAGATATAAACAAAGATATGGTCACTGAACTATGTCAAGTTTTCAAAGTGGAGAATTTTTCATTGTCTCACGACTTACAGCATGAAGACGTGGAACAGTATGGAGACATTGTCTCAATACACTGCAGAGAAACAGTTCGTGTCACATTTGATGTTGTTTGGAAGGAGAGAAAAGATTTGATCATCAAATACTGTGACGGTGAATTATTTTTGGAACGCGTCTCCTTATATGGAGTGAAAAAAGTTGATCTCCTCGCAATAAACGATCGCTTTCAAACGATTATATCAGCTGGAACGCCATACGTATGTGAACACAGTATTTGGGAAGAGTTACGAGCGAAATgttctacttttaaaaaacaaccGCGTTTTTGA
- the LOC130046425 gene encoding uncharacterized protein LOC130046425 isoform X1 produces MEPDCPSTAEAWNEKSTERACTPKGNYHCMQTQDGKVIELCKNPIWIEAGKCPIYNKAGMLDSTSCVSRPPKPCPSNAYKSNTVFKYLACFPEKSFTRISSTTSRGVNHADQQQNTSTIRTSTHDGGAGPELLALILLIIPVVIGVIVFLQRRGYIKRWRRNINRRRHPENITEESAIPSPTGTNVEDDHGEDQALIRTNDTPNLSVEGSDTNVIHRPGENQSSGSTKEINSTPKGPEMTAIQQPPAGDNQSLGSTKEINSTTNERRIYVNMANLSFIDKMAKSLLSLNIMVIIGLPGSGKTSLVSETVMFACQKFTTSAHVRHMKDIKELKEITTDQKTFLILDECIKSWFNKNTIATLLKNVENVVEAGKGKIHALICVPATISKHDLEEFLKSSSLQDKIYDLTVDGYTEEDWGAIFDSHKQSRKEWIENQKYEKGGIVKYREAYIQCKAKHIGKATIPSLLFENAYYLTSALKFLENPYDLMLQRINGLSKSNSGSDVRHFAALVILMLHNGKTNIRDINKDMVTELCQVFKVENFSLSHDLQHEDVEQYGDIVSIHCRETVRVTFDVVWKERKDLIIKYCDGELFLERVSLYGVKKVDLLAINDRFQTIISAGTPYVCEHSIWEELRAKCSTFKKQPRF; encoded by the exons ATGGAACCAGATTGTCCATCAACAGCAGAAGCATGGAATGAAAAGTCTACTGAAAGAGCTTGCACCCCAAAAGGAAATTACCATTGTATGCAAACACAGGATGGTAAAGTGATTGAACTGTGTAAAAATCCTATCTGGATAGAAGCAG GTAAATGTCCCATCTACAATAAAGCGGGAATGTTGGATTCCACGTCATGTGTATCACGACCGCCAAAACCGTGTCCATCAAACGCTTACAAATCCAATACAGTCTTTAAAT ACCTAGCGTGTTTCCCAGAGAAGAG ttttacaagaatttcttCAACAACTAGCCGAGGTGTTAACCATGCTGATCAACAACAAAACACATCAACAATCAGAACGAGTACACATGACGGGGGAGCTGGTCCGGAGCTACTGGCGCTAATCCTTCTCATCATTCCTGTGGTTATTGGTGTTATCGTTTTCTTACAAAGAAGAGGGTACATCAAACGATGGCGACGAAACA TCAACAGAAGACGTCATCCTGAGAATATCACGGAGGAATCTGCAATACCTTCACCTACTG GTACAAACGTTGAGGACGACCATGGCGAGGATCAAGCGTTGATACGTACTAATGACACTCCCAATCTGTCAGTTGAAG GATCTGATACAAATGTCATCCATCGACCTGGCGAAAATCAAAGTTCGGGAAGtacaaaagaaattaattcaaCTCCCAAAG GACCTGAAATGACTGCCATCCAGCAACCGCCTGCTGGAGACAATCAAAGTTTGGGAAGtacaaaagaaattaattcaaCTACCAATG AACGGCGTATATACGTGAATATGGCGAACTTATCTTTCATAGACAAGATGGCAAAATCACTGTTATCTCTAAATATCATGGTGATTATTGGATTACCTGGAAGTGGAAAGACTTCTCTCGTTTCCGAAACAGTTATGTTTGCTTGTCAAAAATTTACCACTAGTGCACATGTCCGGCACATGAAGGACATAAAAGAGTTAAAGGAAATAACCACGGACCAGAAAACTTTCCTTATACTGGATGAGTGTATCAAAAGTTGGTTCAATAAAAATACCATTGCTACTTTacttaaaaatgttgaaaatgttgTTGAAGCTGGAAAGGGAAAGATCCATGCATTGATATGTGTTCCAGCTACTATTTCAAAACATGATCTCGAGGAGTTCCTAAAAAGTAGTTCTTTGCAAGATAAAATTTATGATCTAACCGTAGATGGGTACACCGAAGAAGACTGGGGAGCAATATTCGACAGTCATAAGCAAAGTAGAAAGGAATGGATCGAGAATCAAAAATACGAGAAAGGGGGCATCGTTAAATATAGGGAGGCTTACATTCAATGTAAAGCTAAACATATAGGAAAAGCGACAATACCGTCTCTCCTCTTTGAAAACGCGTATTATCTAACGAGTGCTTTAAAATTTCTCGAAAATCCATATGACTTGATGTTGCAGCGAATCAATGGTTTATCCAAATCAAATAGCGGATCTGATGTTCGTCATTTTGCTGCTCTCGTAATTCTCATGTTGCACAATGGAAAAACAAACATTCGAGATATAAACAAAGATATGGTCACTGAACTATGTCAAGTTTTCAAAGTGGAGAATTTTTCATTGTCTCACGACTTACAGCATGAAGACGTGGAACAGTATGGAGACATTGTCTCAATACACTGCAGAGAAACAGTTCGTGTCACATTTGATGTTGTTTGGAAGGAGAGAAAAGATTTGATCATCAAATACTGTGACGGTGAATTATTTTTGGAACGCGTCTCCTTATATGGAGTGAAAAAAGTTGATCTCCTCGCAATAAACGATCGCTTTCAAACGATTATATCAGCTGGAACGCCATACGTATGTGAACACAGTATTTGGGAAGAGTTACGAGCGAAATgttctacttttaaaaaacaaccGCGTTTTTGA